TAAAAATGACATTTACAAAGCTCAACAAGGAGGCGACATTTCCTCAGCATTGTCAagggggcaggagaggaggggggggggtattGGATAGTACCTCTTCCCATAGCACATCACATAATACACACGCTACACTGAAACGTCGTCTTCCATCACACGCATACACACTAAAAGCAGCTTTGAAACATACAAAAATGCTTAAAAAAGTATATATGTATATTGATATAGTTATATAAATGGGCCCTTCACAACAGAAACACACAAACCATTCATGTCCGAGTTTTGCTCTAAATTCAATCAAACCTGCAATAGCAAAGTTTAGTGTCTTGGTTTACAAACTACTGCCCGAAAACACACTTATTCTGAAAACTTGAAGCATCTACCTGTGAGGGGAGTCTACCTGGCAGTAGTAGTAGGTTTTTAGGGTCCTGTGATTTTAATTAACCCATTGGGGGGGAATAGTCTGTGTAAATACTGTAATGGGGTTTGATTGAATACAGCCCTGGGTCTGGTTTGGCTTTGGTGTGGCATTGCTGCCACCTACTGTCCTGGAGAAGAACTAAAGCTTATCGCCTTGAATTAGAAAGACAGTTATGCGTCTGAGGGTAGGTAATAGGTTAGTGCGCTACAGCTGTGTTCAACGGTTTGGCACCATGCTCGCTCACCACACATTCTAGCTCCAAGTGCTATGCTAACCAACAGAACGACATATACAAATGTATTCCTCTCCCTTTCCACCAATAGGATCTGATCTGAATGAGCACATGATTGATGTGAAGTTTAGGTCCCGTTAGATTTAGGCCCCGTCCAGGATCAACCCTTACCCCTCGGACACTTCCTGTCTAGGGGAAAGTgcttaggggctaggggttgatttgggactGGACCATAGACTTGGTCAGTTAAGagagtggacagacaggggtgggaGGGAGAATACGAAAGGTGGTTCATAAAAATAAAACTTaagtttgcacacacacacacacacacagagacacacactctaGCTCCTATCACTTTTACACTCGACTGTCTTATTCAAGTGGCCCTTTCAGATCACTGTCTGTGAGATCAGTGAGCAGAGTTAGCAGTAACTCTGCAGACAAATCAGCAGAGACCTACAGGAGGAAGTTGTCCCTAGACACTGATCAAAGGTCAGTAATGTTTTGATCGTTTAAATCTGAGCTTAAGGGCAACTTCTACTAGGAGAAGAGGAACAGAGGTCAGGGTTAAAGGGTTAGAGCTAAGATGGGACCAAGTCACAATTTTGCAAGTCTCAAGTTTTAAGCTTTGAGTCAAGTCCCAAGAAATAACAGGCATGTCTCAAGTCAAGTCCCACAGCTCAGGTCGAGTCAAGTCACAAGTCCCTAATTTTGGGTTTCGAGTCCTCAAGTCAATGGCATAAAACACTTAACGTTTTATGCCAATTTCATTGCAACTGCACAGTCTTTCAAACCGAACACAACGATTTTTGGGACTGATCCAGATGTCCTGATGCAGAGGTGGCACCACAGGTTCCAGTGGTGGGGCAAATAGTTTTCCCTGGGGCTTGGACCTTTCCCTAATCTGGTAACCTAACCAGGTATAAAGACTTTATAGGGTATGACAGTCAATCAGTTGTCAAAAGGTTTTTATATGGACAATGTTGTTTTTATAACGCCTGGCCCTAGGGAGGATGAAAACccctgtcaaactgcagcaaccCTGTACTTGTTCACAtgaattatatttaaaaaactaGACTAACAGGGGTTTCCTCTACAGACAACAATTGCAATTGGACATTACAACTCACAGGGCTAGGCTTGCTTTATGCAGGTTTGCATCGTGTAGGACTCTGCAACTTTAAAATCTGAATTAACTCACACAATCCATGTAAATCAGTAGTGTTTGATTCATTTCAGTTAATAGTTTTGGATTGAAAAGGTCAAGGTTGCCTAGCCAGTCCAAGTTTGAATTTAGCTTAAaccaaatttgatcacattcacattttctcccaACACAAATAAATGGTCTATAAAATAGGCTACATAACATTACCACCTGGTTGTTGTCAGTAGCCTAGTTGATCAGACTGAGAAGTCAAATCGTTTTCTTCCCCTACAGTTCAGGTGTAGGCTGCTGTAACATTTCTGTTaagagttgttgtttttgtttgttgggagtgatgtgttATCACgtttgctaaataaataccgcAGGACAGTGGAGAGCGGGGCGCTTCATAAATTGTCAAGTCATAAAATGTCCAAGTCAcgtgactcgagtccacatctctgggttagaggtcagggtagTATCTGTTGGCAATGGGTTGTCAGCAGCAACAgtgaacagaggagaggaaaggaaaagagGAAGGAGTCAGACAGAGGAGACCTGTCCAACAGGCTTGGTGACGAACTGATTTGATGATAATAGAAGATGAAAAAGGATAAGAAAGTGATGGAGTGGAGGCCCAGAGAGTAACTAAAGACCCGAACCACAGGGTGACACCTACTGTATGAACACTcaactcacccccccccccacctaacCCTCCCACAGTAGATCCACTCCTGGTTGTCCATCAGTCCAActtgtctcacccctctctccactccaccATCAGTCGGACTTGTCTCCgtcctcttccctctgttctctctctgctgcgtCTCTGGCCTTGTCTTCTTTAGCCAGCTGGGCCTGAGCCTGGTGGGGAGGAGACCAGAGAACAAAACACAAGGAGTGGAAGAAAGCCGTGAACTGTCATGAGTGTGTTACCTGCCAGgggggtgcgtgcgtgcgtgtgcgttacCTGCTAGGggggtgcgtgcgtgtgtgtgtgttacctgctaggggggtgcgtgtgtgtgcgttacCTGCTAGGggggtgcgtgcgtgtgtgtgtgtgtgttacctgctaggggggtgcatgcgtgtgtgtgtgtgttacctgctaGGGGGgtgcatgcgcgtgtgtgtgttacctgctaGGGGGgtgcatgcgcgtgtgtgtgcgcgttaccTGCTAGGGGggtgcatgcacgtgtgtgtgcgcgttaccTGCTaggggggtgcgtgtgtgtgtgcattttatACAAGGAAAACATGTTGCGCCTAAATAGAAAAATTTAGGTGCGCACACAAAGAAATGCAGGCGCACATTGAAAAGTAGTGGAGGTAGTTTTAATTGTCTCTAGGGCTGGCAAAATGAGCTTTTTATCATGTAACCACATCTCATCTCTTCTGAAATATTCACCTGCCTATTCACAGCCGACTGAAGTGTTGTTTGTTGGTCTTGATGAGATGTGCTTTTTGACACTTTGTGTTTAACATTTCTCAACATCTCAGGCACTACATCAACATATGTCAAAAAGACAGAGGAAGATAAGTCTTTCTAATGACATCAACCAATTCTTAGACAATTTAGTATGGAATGCCTACTCCTAATTGGTTAAAATTATAAGTAGGCATTCCATACTAAATTGTCTAAGAATTGGTTGagaatgtcattggaaacactaatCTTCCTGTCTTTTTGActacaaaacattaaaaaagcGTTATTTTCAcacatgttgatgttggggtggagctggagatgatgaatttgaagtaaacatttttgacatttccCTTTAAGTGAGGATTCCCCACCACAAAGCTAGAATGCTGCCTTGTAAGTATTGGTTCAGCCTTACAATACTTGTAAAACATAAACTTTCATTCGCCTCCAAACTCTCCAAGCTTTTTCCTCACTGTTCGATGTACTTGTATGCTTCCCGCTGGCAGTGGCTAGCAGAGCAACGTCGACGCTAACGTCACTATTAGTGCTAGCGAAAGCTTCCTCGTCTTGTGTTGCTGGTGGCTTGACGACCATGGGCTCAGCCACATCCACATCAGTATCACTGGTAGACACATCGGGCTTCTGTTGttgtaaagctgcaatatgtcactttttgggtgACTCGACCAAATTTACATAGAAAAGTGGAGTTATAGACCTGACATTCTCAACGAAAGCAAATCGAAGAAGCGGTAGATCCGTTCTATgattcccgttcttaagtttcttTTTTGCATCTTTCATGTTCAGTTTTGTTCACCAGCTTCAAAACAATGAAAATACAatgtttggttatggaaaatatatttcacagaaaATATATTACATTGTACAATGATTCTGTACACTACTTGTTTGTTTTGCCACAAACTGAAATGAGGCGAACGGTTAACATTTTTGCAACCAAGCGGAGCGATTTCCTCATAGTACACctttaaaataaaatgtgatcCTCTTCATCCTTCTCCTGACAGAAGCgaatgcagatcctctcaaggttgCGTTTCCAGCCTACTGAGGTAGTTCCAGCCTCTGACTACATTATGCTACGATTGGCTCGTTGAGCTGCGTGTTGCATTATGGTATTCGTAGTTCTTCGTGTGATTACCAACCATAAAATAGCAGAAATACTACAACCACGGCAGTATTGGTTCTGGGGGTTTAAGTCCCCACTTGGATACATCACTTTGACCGTTTAGTGCATATTTATTTTTAGTCACATACGCGAGTGAAATGGTCACAATGTAGAGCCCTGGAGGTGCGCGTGTCGCCCGTGCGAGGTGTGCGTGTCGCCCGTGCGAGGTGTGCGTGTCGCCCGTGCGAGGTGTGCGTGTCGCCCGTGCGAGGTGTGCGTGTCGCCCGTGCGAGGTGTGCGTGTCGCCCGTGCGAGGTGTGCGTGTCGCCCGTGCGAGGTGTGCGTGTCGCCCGTGCGAGGTGTGCGTGTGGCCCGTGCgaggtgtgcgtgcgtgtgtcgcCCGTGCgaggtgtgcgtgcgtgtgtcgcCCGTGCgaggtgtgcgtgcgtgtgtcgcCCGTGCgaggtgtgcgtgcgtgtgtcgcCCGTgcgaggtgtgcgtgtgtgtgtcgccCGTgcgaggtgtgcgtgtgtgtcgcccgtgcgaggtgtgtgtgtgtcgcccgTGCGAGGTGTGCGTGTCGCCCGTGCGAGGTGTGCGTGTCGCCCGTGCGAGGTGTGCGTGTTGCCCGTGCGAGGTGTGCGTGTTGCCCGTGCGAGGTGTGCGTGTTGCCCGTGCGAGGTGTGTGTGTTGCCCGTGCGAGGTGTGTGTGTTGCCCGTGCGAGGTGTGTGTGTTGCCCGTGCGAGGTGTGTGTGTTGCCCGTGCGAGGTGTGTGTGTTGCCCGTGCGAGTTGTGTGTGTTGCCCGTGCGAGTTGTGTGTGTTGCccgtgtgaggtgtgtgtgttgcccgtgtgaggtgtgtgtgtgtttcccgtgtgaggtgtgtgtcgcccgggtcagggtgtgtgtgtgtgtgtgtgtgtgtgtgtgtgtgtgtgtgtgtgtgtgtgtgtgtgtgtgtgtgtgtgtgtgtcgcccgggtcaggtgtgtgtgtgtgtcgcccgggtcaggtgtgtgtgtgtgtgtgtgtcgcccgggtcaggtgtgtgtgtgtgtgtgtgcgtgtcgcccaggtcaggtgtgtgtgtgtgtgttacctgtgcaTGTGCTGCCTGTGAGTGGGAGTGCGAGGCCAGGATGGAGGACAGGGACATCAGTCCGGCGCTGGAGGTTGGAGGGAGGCTGGGAGCAGACAGACCCATGGGGAGAGGGGCCATCGTGGGGAGGCCCAAGCCCTGGAGCTGAGATAACTGGTGCACCTGGAGCTGCTGCTAAACGCACAGACAGATACacatggttatatacacacatattCATACACAAGTCATATACGCacggttaacacacacacaccagcctacCCGTATGATAGAGTTCATCTCAGGAGGAGTGACCTGCTTGGCTCTCTCTATGGCCCCTAGgacctgctgctggtgctgcaacacacacacccaaacacatttAGCTATTGTACAGAATTAAATAGATTGACATCGTACAGCACGCTGATATGGGATTATGTTATCCTAAGAAAAAGTAtgtgtagagaggagagtgtaATACCTCTTGAGATAGGTAGGGGAGAACCTGAGCACAGATCCCGTTTAGTCTCTTCACGATCTCAGCCTGGGGAGAAGAGACAGACCGACAGTCAGAATCATAGAGATAGAGGTTTCTAGTGCCGAAAGcccgttttagcatgggcagcgccattgaagacactcaccattttgaagtagtcaactgagtggtacttcctatgggttaaggaaggatcacaaaattccatccaggtcatcaggagggatcaagccaatgaattatactcgtgaggaaacattacattacagcaggtggcagtaaatcaccaaccttggctttatatcGTTTCAAACAACACAGTCTTGGTGGCCGtgtgcaccctttcagtttgtttaccaactcagaagtagtagaagaaaatgtactacttcaaaatggagatggacTCAATGGTGCCAACGCGCTCACAGATGCCATAATTGGAAAGATGCAATGTTGCATCCTCTAATGATCTCTATGGTCAGAATACAACACTGGCTTTACCATACAACACAGtaccagagagagaagagggggaaagaGTGAGCGAGAGAAAATAAGTTACCTGTTTGTGCATTTCAATGTTCAGTCCATAAGACATCTCGTAGTACTGCAAAAATAAGATTTGGGGGTTTGTGACGTAACACTTTCACATACTGCAGAATTCCAAATCAATCCCTAGCCCTCAATACActtgtgtacagtaccagtcaaaagtttggacacacctactcattcaatgggttctttatttttacgattctctacactgtagaatagtgaagacatcaaaactatgaaataacccacatggaatcatgtagtaaccaaaaaactggttaaacaaatcaaaatatagttgagattcttcaaagtagccaccattttctcaaccagcttcatgaggaatgcttttccaacagtcttgaaggcgttgccacatatgctgagcacttgttggatgcttttccctcacactgtggtccaactcatcccaaaccatctctattgggttgaagtcaggtgattgtggaggccaggtcatctgatgcagctcaACTTCTTGGTCAAATTGTCCTTACACAGCCTATtggtgtgttaggtcattgtcctgttgaaaaacaaatgatagtcccactaagcgcaaactagatgggatggcgtatcgctgcagaatgctgtggtagtcatgctggttaagtgtgctttgaattctaaataaatcactgacagtgtcacc
The Salmo salar chromosome ssa16, Ssal_v3.1, whole genome shotgun sequence DNA segment above includes these coding regions:
- the LOC106574496 gene encoding TLE family member 5 isoform X1, which encodes MMFPQSRHSASSQSSQPLKFTTSDSCDRIKDEFQFLQAQYHSLKMECDKLASEKSEMQRHYIMYYEMSYGLNIEMHKQAEIVKRLNGICAQVLPYLSQEHQQQVLGAIERAKQVTPPEMNSIIRQQLQVHQLSQLQGLGLPTMAPLPMGLSAPSLPPTSSAGLMSLSSILASHSHSQAAHAQAQAQLAKEDKARDAAEREQREEDGDKSD
- the LOC106574496 gene encoding amino-terminal enhancer of split isoform X2; protein product: MMFPQSRHSASSQSSQPLKFTTSDSCDRIKDEFQFLQAQYHSLKMECDKLASEKSEMQRHYIMYYEMSYGLNIEMHKQAEIVKRLNGICAQVLPYLSQEHQQQVLGAIERAKQVTPPEMNSIIRQLQVHQLSQLQGLGLPTMAPLPMGLSAPSLPPTSSAGLMSLSSILASHSHSQAAHAQAQAQLAKEDKARDAAEREQREEDGDKSD